One genomic window of Hymenobacter sp. J193 includes the following:
- a CDS encoding transglutaminase family protein: MRKFIYTIVALCFLSFASTPAQAQFFAALAEQPEPALEFEDAPDAAGYTFQYSPPSTDYLVRFREMYGLDEAMQGANTDLERVQALSKWVHNRLEHDGRQDLKTRDAFAILRAAMLGKSVQCVEFGAVLTTALNAVGIPARPLYLKAHNADTRSSAGGHALTEAWLPDQSKWIMVDSQFDIVPLLAGQPVNAVELQQALATNPKSLSISTSTEANSKSYFRWIRPYLYYFDTVLDNRFGMKTVPTGLMLLPEGAKKLLSFQQHKLSGMRYTHSLATFYAPPTTAPLPAAKADYSANGGGQ, encoded by the coding sequence ATGAGAAAGTTTATCTATACAATAGTTGCTCTCTGCTTCCTCTCTTTTGCGTCGACACCTGCTCAGGCTCAGTTCTTTGCCGCGTTGGCGGAGCAGCCAGAGCCGGCGCTGGAATTTGAAGACGCTCCGGATGCGGCGGGCTACACCTTCCAGTACAGCCCGCCAAGCACTGATTACTTAGTGCGCTTCCGGGAAATGTATGGCCTGGATGAAGCTATGCAAGGGGCCAACACGGATCTGGAGCGGGTTCAGGCCCTCTCTAAATGGGTGCACAACCGCTTGGAGCACGATGGTCGCCAGGACCTGAAGACCCGCGACGCCTTTGCCATACTTCGGGCCGCAATGCTCGGAAAATCTGTGCAGTGCGTTGAGTTTGGAGCCGTGCTAACTACCGCTCTTAATGCCGTGGGAATTCCGGCTCGCCCCTTATACCTAAAGGCTCATAACGCCGATACCCGTTCTTCGGCCGGAGGCCACGCCCTCACGGAAGCTTGGTTGCCTGATCAAAGCAAATGGATTATGGTAGACAGTCAGTTTGATATCGTGCCGCTGCTGGCCGGCCAGCCCGTGAATGCCGTTGAGCTTCAGCAGGCTTTGGCTACTAACCCCAAATCATTGTCTATCAGCACCTCCACAGAAGCCAACAGCAAAAGCTACTTCCGCTGGATTCGCCCTTACCTCTATTACTTTGATACGGTGCTGGACAACCGTTTCGGGATGAAAACGGTTCCTACGGGTCTTATGCTGCTGCCCGAAGGCGCCAAAAAACTGCTTTCATTCCAGCAGCATAAACTCTCGGGTATGCGTTATACGCATTCCCTGGCTACGTTCTACGCGCCGCCTACCACAGCCCCGCTCCCAGCCGCCAAAGCAGACTACTCCGCCAACGGCGGCGGGCAATAG
- the sucC gene encoding ADP-forming succinate--CoA ligase subunit beta, whose product MNIHEYQGKEILKRYGVRVQEGYTADTAEEAVEAAKKLTAETGTSWHVIKAQIHAGGRGKGGGVKLAKNLDQVKEVAGNIIGMQLVTKQTGPEGRKVHKVLVAQDVYYPGASETKEYYMSVLLDRTSGKNVIIYTTEGGMDIEEVAEAHPEKIHKETIDPRVGLRPFQAAKIAFNLGLTGPAQKEMVKFVQALYKAYDETDSSMFEINPVLKTSDDKILAVDAKVTLDENALYRHKDFVELRDTNEEDPLEVEASASNLNYVKLDGNVGCMVNGAGLAMATMDIIKLSGGEPANFLDVGGGANAQTVEAGFRIILKDPNVKAILINIFGGIVRCDRVANGVVEAYKNIGDIKVPIIVRLQGTNAEEGARIIDESGLKVYSAVLLKDAAQKVKEVLTEQGIS is encoded by the coding sequence ATGAACATTCACGAGTATCAGGGTAAAGAAATTCTCAAGCGCTACGGCGTACGCGTGCAGGAAGGCTACACGGCCGACACCGCCGAAGAAGCTGTAGAAGCCGCCAAAAAGCTGACCGCCGAAACCGGCACCAGCTGGCACGTCATCAAGGCGCAGATCCACGCCGGTGGCCGGGGCAAAGGGGGTGGAGTGAAGCTCGCCAAAAACCTGGACCAGGTAAAGGAAGTGGCCGGCAACATCATTGGCATGCAGCTGGTAACCAAGCAAACCGGTCCCGAAGGCCGCAAAGTGCATAAGGTGCTGGTGGCTCAGGATGTATATTACCCCGGCGCATCCGAAACCAAGGAATACTACATGAGCGTGCTGCTGGACCGTACCAGCGGCAAAAACGTCATCATCTATACCACCGAAGGCGGTATGGACATTGAGGAGGTAGCCGAGGCGCATCCCGAGAAAATCCACAAGGAAACCATCGACCCGCGCGTGGGTCTGCGTCCGTTCCAGGCTGCCAAAATTGCCTTCAATCTGGGTCTTACTGGCCCGGCCCAGAAGGAAATGGTGAAGTTCGTGCAGGCCTTATATAAGGCTTACGACGAGACGGACTCCAGCATGTTCGAAATCAACCCCGTGCTGAAAACCTCGGACGACAAGATTCTGGCCGTTGACGCGAAAGTAACCCTCGACGAAAACGCCCTCTACCGTCACAAGGACTTCGTGGAGTTGCGCGATACCAACGAGGAAGACCCGCTGGAAGTAGAAGCCTCGGCCTCGAACCTGAACTACGTGAAGCTCGACGGTAACGTGGGCTGCATGGTGAACGGGGCCGGCCTGGCTATGGCGACTATGGACATCATCAAGCTCAGCGGCGGCGAGCCGGCCAACTTCCTCGACGTAGGGGGTGGAGCCAACGCGCAGACTGTGGAAGCCGGTTTCCGCATCATCCTGAAGGACCCGAACGTGAAAGCCATCCTCATCAACATCTTCGGCGGCATCGTGCGCTGCGACCGGGTGGCCAATGGGGTGGTAGAAGCCTACAAGAACATCGGCGACATCAAAGTGCCCATCATTGTGCGCTTGCAGGGTACCAACGCCGAAGAAGGCGCCCGCATCATCGACGAAAGCGGCCTGAAGGTATACTCGGCCGTGCTGCTGAAGGATGCTGCCCAGAAAGTAAAGGAAGTGCTGACTGAGCAGGGCATTTCCTAA
- a CDS encoding ABC transporter ATP-binding protein — protein sequence MLQAINVRKSYNTLEVLKGIDLTIEKSEIVSIVGSSGAGKSTLLHILGTLDNPDSGEVLFDGEPINSLSRSNLAKFRNRHIGFIFQFHNLLPEFTALENVCLPAYLAGRSEKETRVRARELLGMLNLERRADHKPSEMSGGEQQRTAVARALINSPEIIFADEPSGNLDSQNAQELHQIFFLLRKELGQTFVIVTHNDQLAEMADRKIVMKDGHIWEGQLA from the coding sequence TTGCTGCAAGCCATAAACGTTCGTAAAAGCTACAACACGCTGGAAGTCCTCAAGGGCATTGATCTGACGATTGAAAAATCCGAAATCGTGTCCATCGTCGGGTCGTCCGGGGCCGGCAAAAGCACGCTCCTGCACATCCTAGGTACGCTCGACAATCCCGATTCCGGGGAGGTGCTTTTCGATGGTGAGCCCATCAACTCGCTCAGCCGCTCCAATCTGGCCAAGTTTCGCAACCGCCACATCGGGTTCATCTTTCAGTTTCACAACCTGCTGCCCGAGTTTACGGCCCTCGAAAACGTGTGTTTGCCGGCATACCTGGCCGGTCGCTCCGAAAAAGAAACCCGGGTGCGGGCCCGCGAATTGCTCGGGATGCTGAACCTGGAGCGCCGCGCCGACCACAAACCTAGCGAAATGAGCGGCGGTGAGCAGCAGCGTACGGCCGTAGCCCGCGCCCTTATCAATTCCCCCGAAATCATCTTCGCCGACGAGCCCAGCGGCAACCTCGACTCCCAGAATGCCCAGGAATTGCACCAGATTTTCTTTCTGCTGCGCAAGGAGCTGGGCCAGACGTTCGTGATTGTGACCCACAACGACCAGCTGGCTGAAATGGCCGACCGCAAGATTGTGATGAAGGACGGCCACATCTGGGAAGGGCAGCTGGCATAA